Proteins from one Microtus pennsylvanicus isolate mMicPen1 chromosome 7, mMicPen1.hap1, whole genome shotgun sequence genomic window:
- the LOC142853850 gene encoding alpha-amylase 1-like: protein MKFFLLLSFIGICWAQYEPHTENGRTAIVHLFEWRWVDIAKECERYLAPNGFGGVQISPPNENLVINNPSRPWWERYQPISYKICSRSGNEDEFRDMVTRCNNVGVRIYVDAVINHMTQEGVQAGTSSTCGSYFNPQTREFSGVPFSGSDFNDGNCRSASGEIENYNDPAQVRDCRMSYLLDLALGKDYVRTKVADYMNHLIDIGVAGFRIDAAKHIWPGDIQAVLDKLHNLNTKWFPQGSRPSIIQEVVDLGGDVIKSSEYFGTGLVTEFKYGISLGTVIRKWNGEKMAYLRNWGEGWGLIPSDRALVFVDNHDNQRGHGVGGSTILTFWDARLYKMAVGFMLAHPYGFTRVMSSYYWPRYFENGNDINNWFGPPNDNGATKEVTINADTTCGNGWVCEHRWRQIRNMVAFRNVVNGQPLSNWWDNGSNQVAFGRGNKGFIVFNNDDWSLSTTLQTGLPEGTYCDVISGDKIDGNCTGIKVYVSGDGNAQFFISNTAGDPFIAIHVESKL from the exons ATGaagttcttccttctcctttccttcattGGGATATGTTGGGCTCAATATGAGCCACACACTGAAAATGGCCGAACCGCTATTGTCCACCTGTTCGAGTGGCGCTGGGTTGATATTGCCAAGGAATGTGAGAGATACTTAGCTCCTAACGGATTTGGAGGGGTGCAG ATCTCTCCACCCAATGAAAATCTTGTAATTAACAATCCTTCAAGGCCTTGGTGGGAAAGATACCAACCAATTAGCTACAAAATATGTTCAAGGTCTGGAAATGAAGATGAATTCAGGGACATGGTGACTAGGTGTAACAATGTTGGG GTCCGTATTTATGTGGATGCTGTCATTAACCACATGACTCAAGAAGGGGTTCAAGCAGGAACAAGCAGTACATGTGGAAGTTATTTCAACCCACAAACCAGGGAGTTCTCTGGAGTTCCATTCTCTGGTTCGGATTTTAATGATGGCAATTGTAGAAGTGCAAGTGGAGAAATTGAAAACTACAATGATCCTGCTCAG GTCAGAGACTGTCGTATGTCTTACCTACTGGATCTCGCACTTGGGAAAGATTATGTTCGTACCAAGGTGGCTGACTATATGAACCATCTCATTGACATTGGTGTAGCAGGGTTCAGAATTGATGCTGCTAAGCACAtttggcctggagacatacaggCAGTTTTGGACAAACTGCACAATTTAAATACAAAATGGTTCCCTCAAGGAAGCAGACCTTCCATTATTCAAGAG GTAGTTGATCTGGGTGGTGATGTAATTAAAAGCAGTGAGTATTTTGGAACTGGCCTTGTGACAGAATTCAAGTATGGAATATCACTGGGCACAGTTATCCGCAAGTGGAATGGAGAGAAGATGGCCTATTTAAG gaactgGGGCGAAGGTTGGGGTCTCATACCTTCTGATAGAGCCCTGGTCTTTGTGGACAACCATGATAATCAACGAGGTCATGGAGTCGGAGGATCAACCATCCTGACATTCTGGGATGCTAG aCTCTATAAAATGGCAGTTGGATTTATGTTGGCTCATCCTTATGGATTCACACGAGTAATGTCAAGTTATTACTGGCCAAGATATTTTGAGAATGGAAAT GATATCAACAATTGGTTTGGACCACCAAATGACAATGGAGCAACCAAAGAAGTGACGATTAATGCAGACACCACTTGTGGCAATGGCTGGGTCTGTGAACATCGATGGCGCCAGATAAG GAACATGGTTGCCTTCAGAAACGTAGTCAATGGTCAGCCTTTGTCAAACTGGTGGGATAATGGCAGCAACCAAGTAGCTTTTGGCAGAGGAAACAAAGGCTTCATTGTCTTTAACAATGATGACTG gtCATTGTCAACAACCCTACAAACTGGTCTCCCTGAAGGCACATACTGTGATGTCATTTCTGGAGATAAAATTGATGGCAATTGCACCGGAATTAAAGTCTATGTTTCTGGTGATGGCAATGCACAATTTTTTATTAGTAACACTGCTGGAGACCCATTTATTGCAATCCATGTAGaatcaaaactctaa